From Burkholderia pseudomultivorans, the proteins below share one genomic window:
- the phnX gene encoding phosphonoacetaldehyde hydrolase — protein sequence MTTVVFDWAGTVLDFGCMAPVAAFREIFSDAGVPVSVEEARAPMGAAKREHIEMMLAMPSVQARWAAHTGRASTERDVDALYAAFLRVDALNVSRHSALIPGALDTIAALRARGIAIGSTTGYPREVMKHLAPIAAANGYSPDFCCTVSDVARGRPWPDMCLANALALGAAHVQGCVVVDDSPTGLQAGRAAGMWTVGVVVTGNEIGLSQAEWQALDPAERDTRAAHARCTLRQAGAHFVIDGIADLPPVIDRIEAALAARAAA from the coding sequence GTGACGACCGTCGTGTTCGACTGGGCGGGCACAGTGCTCGACTTCGGCTGCATGGCGCCGGTCGCGGCATTCCGCGAGATTTTCTCGGATGCCGGCGTGCCGGTTTCCGTCGAGGAAGCGCGCGCGCCGATGGGCGCGGCCAAGCGCGAGCACATCGAGATGATGCTCGCGATGCCGTCGGTCCAGGCGCGCTGGGCGGCGCATACGGGCCGAGCGTCGACGGAACGCGACGTCGACGCGCTGTATGCCGCGTTCCTGCGCGTCGACGCGCTAAACGTGTCGCGCCACAGCGCACTGATCCCCGGCGCGCTCGACACGATCGCCGCCCTGCGCGCACGCGGAATCGCGATCGGCAGCACGACGGGCTATCCGCGCGAAGTGATGAAGCATCTCGCGCCGATCGCTGCAGCGAACGGCTATTCGCCGGATTTCTGCTGCACCGTCAGCGACGTCGCACGCGGCCGACCGTGGCCCGACATGTGTCTCGCGAACGCGCTCGCGCTCGGCGCGGCGCACGTGCAGGGCTGCGTGGTTGTCGACGATAGCCCGACGGGCCTGCAGGCGGGCCGTGCCGCCGGCATGTGGACGGTCGGCGTCGTGGTCACCGGCAACGAGATCGGGTTGTCGCAGGCGGAGTGGCAGGCGCTCGATCCGGCCGAACGCGACACGCGGGCCGCGCATGCGCGATGCACGCTGCGGCAGGCCGGCGCGCACTTCGTGATCGACGGCATCGCCGACCTGCCGCCCGTGATCGACCGGATCGAAGCCGCGCTGGCTGCGAGGGCGGCGGCATGA
- a CDS encoding LysR substrate-binding domain-containing protein produces the protein MTLTQIRSFIAVVQHGGFTAAARALSTSQTTITSQIQTLEHEHGVELFHRRGRRVELSAVGVEFLPIARRICSDETDAAALLRDSGALQRGSLKIGAVGPFHVTEMIEAYHALHPHMHLSVALGNSEAVLRDLDQYTCDVGVVARAFEDPRYFTQRYASFPVIAFVRSTHPFAKRATITLGELAGEPLLMREPGSTTRRALEDAMQAAGLTPRVAMDIGSREALREAVARGLGVGTVSKAEYVPDERLRPLRIEGDPVETHIHVCCLSERRDSRLVASFFDAVARCRPLDA, from the coding sequence ATGACCCTCACCCAGATTCGCAGCTTCATCGCCGTCGTCCAGCACGGCGGCTTCACGGCCGCCGCTCGCGCACTGTCCACGAGCCAGACGACGATCACGTCGCAGATCCAGACCCTCGAACACGAACACGGCGTCGAGCTGTTTCACCGGCGCGGCCGGCGCGTCGAACTCTCCGCGGTCGGCGTCGAATTCCTGCCGATCGCGCGCCGCATCTGCAGCGACGAGACCGACGCCGCCGCGCTGCTGCGCGACAGCGGCGCGTTGCAACGCGGTTCGCTGAAGATCGGTGCAGTCGGTCCGTTCCACGTGACCGAGATGATCGAGGCGTATCACGCGCTGCATCCGCACATGCATCTGTCGGTCGCACTCGGCAATTCGGAAGCGGTGCTGCGTGATCTCGACCAGTACACCTGCGACGTCGGCGTGGTGGCGCGCGCCTTCGAGGATCCGCGTTATTTCACACAGCGCTACGCGAGTTTTCCGGTAATCGCGTTCGTGCGCTCGACACATCCGTTCGCGAAGCGCGCGACGATCACCCTGGGCGAGCTGGCCGGCGAACCGCTGCTGATGCGCGAACCGGGTTCGACGACGCGCCGCGCACTCGAGGATGCGATGCAGGCCGCCGGCCTGACGCCGCGCGTCGCGATGGACATCGGCAGCCGCGAGGCGCTGCGTGAAGCGGTCGCGCGCGGCCTCGGCGTCGGCACGGTGTCGAAGGCCGAATACGTGCCCGACGAGCGGCTGCGGCCGCTGCGCATCGAAGGCGATCCGGTCGAAACCCATATCCACGTATGCTGCCTGAGCGAGCGGCGCGACAGCCGGCTCGTCGCGTCGTTCTTCGATGCCGTCGCGCGCTGCCGGCCGCTCGATGCGTGA